In the Plasmodium yoelii strain 17X genome assembly, chromosome: 3 genome, one interval contains:
- a CDS encoding pseudouridine synthase, putative: protein MLKFLFRKNTIKRFSTKSSFDINNFVLYNGNDYMVIEKEYGMSTFGQNEKKDSVIKNLHLLNNENGNNFEIVYKLHSSIGGCLLICKNKFIKKHSYQNIFITLVYGKIKEKYNTHNEIKMYLKYIPNSNIMIPECENSQNFQMLKYEVISNSIMLNKQNLSLLKIYINAKNSKYIKPLLFYSLNTCIVGDNEYINVQKKFKSNFFYNFSEKKNQNYNLANENKMLLKNLHKYNKELKLHLFCFNVTFESHCNKLVSIFCQIPKHIKDTLNLFGATCLVKLIDSQVKNEKKIINIKSENMENLTIIEKEEIVKNKILQINKNINIEESNKFYDSMKDQNRLNEESEEFLKKIYGNNDVNKKGRKKPRRGILAKNINKLSTSDAPIYFTDI from the exons ATG ctaaaatttttattcagAAAAAATACGATAAAAAGATTTTCTACAAAAAGCTCGTtcgatataaataattt CGTTCTGTACAATGGAAACGATTATATGGTTATTGAAAAAGAATATGGGATGTCTACGTTTGGacaaaatgagaaaaaagatagtgtaataaaaaatttacatttattaaataatgagAATGGAAACAATTTTGAAATAGTCTATAAATTACATAGTAGTATTGGAGGttgtttattaatttgtaaaaataaatttattaaaaaacattcttatcaaaatatatttataacattagtatatggaaaaataaaagaaaaatataatacacataatgaaataaaaatgtatttaaaatatattcctaATTCAAATATTATGATACCAGAATGTGAAAATAGTCAAAATTTCCAAATGCTAAAATATGAGGTAATTAGTAATTCAATTATGTTAAACAAACAAAATTTaagtttattaaaaatatatataaacgcaaaaaattcaaaatatataaaacctttgttattttattctttaaATACATGTATAGTTGGtgataatgaatatataaatgtccaaaaaaaatttaagtctaattttttttataatttttctgaaaaaaaaaatcaaaattataaccttgcaaatgaaaataaaatgttattaaaaaatttacataaatataataaagaattaaaaCTACATCTATTCTGTTTTAATGTTACATTTGAATCACATTGTAATAAATTAGTTTCAATATTTTGTCAAATTCCTAAACATATAAAAGATACACTAAATTTATTTGGAGCAACTTGTTTAGTTAAACTGATTGATAGCCaagtaaaaaatgaaaaaaaaattattaatattaaaagtgAGAATATGGAAAATTTAACTATtatagaaaaagaagaaattgtaaaaaataaaattctacaaattaataaaaatattaatatagaagaaagtaataaattttatgattcTATGAAAGATCAAAATAGATTGAATGAGGAAAGTGaggaatttttaaaaaaaatatatggaaataatgatgttaataa
- a CDS encoding GDP-fructose:GMP antiporter, putative, with translation MKNKKLPVLFSITTYLASSITSVFVNKYMLITNTLDTIFLIFLQHLSCLAFLFIFKNYLSKIQKEDDVKNEFFSLYQGIKHLWPLIISFNFTLIFGNLCLKYTIISFYQLARSMTLPFNFIFSYFFFKHIKFNFLMICSCILVSIGFFIFSADAINTNHKAVIYGIIVSIGQAIHLNLLKQKLIVYKNKMKMLHYNLIYSSIIMFIYLLLTGRIFQILNLTYHGFTLLILSCLSSIFVTFSSFMCIYYTDNVAYNMIGNVKSTLQTFLSKFYNSEEFNTSTMIGIILTTLGSFTYGYSSEYSKKKIN, from the exons atgaagaataaaaaacttccagtattattttcaattacCACTTATTTAGCTTCATCAATAACATCCgtttttgttaataaatatatgttaataaccAATACTCTAGACACaattttcttaatttttttacaacaTTTATCATGTTTagcttttttatttatttttaaaaattatttatccAAAATTCAAAAAGAAGATGACgttaaaaatgaatttttttctttatatcaAGGGATAAAACATTTATGGCCTTTAATaatatcatttaattttacaTTGATTTTTGGGAATTTATGTTTAAAATATACTATCATATCATTTTATCAGCTAGCTAGATCTATGACATTGCCttttaatttcatattttcttattttttttttaaacatattaaattCAATTTTCTTATGATCTGTTCATGCATTTTGGTCTCCATTggatttttcattttctctGCGGATGCAATTAACACTAACCACAAGGCCGTAATATATg GTATAATCGTTTCAATAGGACAAGCAATACACTTAAACTTATTAAAGCAAAAAttaattgtatataaaaacaaaatgaaaatgttaCACTATAATTTGATATACTCCTCCattattatgtttatatatttattactaaCTGGAAGAATATTCCAAATTCTTAATTTAACATATCATGGATTTactttattaattctatctT GTTTATCGTCAATTTTCGTAACGTTCTCATCGTTTATGTGTATTTATTACACAGACAATGTTGCTTATAATATGATTGGAAATGTTAAGTCAACACTTCAAACATTTTTAAGTAAATTTTACAATTCAGAAGAATTTAATACAAGCACAATGATTGGAATAATATTAACTACATTAGGCTCATTTACATATGGATATTCTAGcgaatattcaaaaaaaaaaattaattaa
- a CDS encoding ribosomal protein L12, mitochondrial, putative: protein MINKCRHSKLFFQISKIYNKRDNDTILSFRKIIPNNFYICFFQICRNRFYSTSKNSSSYDIFDKIKDSTSNNIPNDEIENESTKKRKPSKKVLKLADDILNLTLIEAADLCDICQEKLEGNTKFNNGHFINRNPFPHPSSFFGVSNMHQINGGINIPVSNITNTSTNVENANSDNTKQSIENEKTEEKKKPAKTTFNVKLEKFDVKNKINTIKEIRKITNVGLKEAKEMVESAPFYIQKNAPTEQADEIKKIFENLGATIILE from the exons atgataaataaatgtagACATTCCAAAttgttttttcaaatttCAAAGATTTATAACAAAAGGGATAATGATACTATACTAAGTTTTCGAAAAATAATaccaaataatttttatatttgtttttttcaaatatgtCGAAATAGATTCTATTCTACATCTAAAAATAGTAGTAGTTACgatatttttgataaaataaaagattcTACCAGTAATAATATTCCAAATGATGAAATAGAAAATGAAtctacaaaaaaaagaaaaccaTCAAAAAAAGTATTAAAACTAGCTgatgatatattaaatttaacaTTAATTGAAGCAGCCGATTTATGTGATATATGCCAAGAAAAGCTTGAAGGAAatacaaaatttaataatggTCATTTTATAAATCGAAATCCATTTCCACATCCATCATCTTTTTTTGGGGTTTCAAATATGCATCAAATAAATGGAGGAATTAATATTCCAGTTTCAAACATAACCAATACATCTACTAATGTGGAAAATGCGAATTCTGATAATACAAAACAATCtattgaaaatgaaaaaacagaagaaaaaaaaaaaccagCTAAAACAACTTTTAATGttaaattagaaaaatttgatgttaaaaataaaattaacacTATTAAAGAAATCagaaaaataacaaatgTTGGTTTGAAGGAAGCTAAAGAAATGGTCGAGAGCGCCCCCTTCTACATCCAAAAGA ATGCCCCGACGGAGCAAGCCGACGAAATTAAAAAGATCTTTGAAAATCTCGGAGCAACCATAATTTTAGAATAA
- a CDS encoding peptide chain release factor subunit 1, putative: MEVDRDANVEQWKIKRLIKKLENAKGNGTSMISLIIRSKDEVSRINKMLADELGTASNIKSRVNRLSVLSAITSTQQKLKLYNKTPPKGLVVYCGTVVTEDGKEKKMSIDFEPFRPINTSLYLCDNKFHVEALKELLESDDKFGFIIVDGNGALFGTIQGNAREVIRRFTVDLPKKHGRGGQSALRFARLRLEKRHNYLRKVAEVSTSVFITNDKVNVLGIVLAGSADFKNDLLHSDLFDQRLYAKVIKIVDISYGGDNGFNQAIELSGEALQNVKFIQEKKLIGKFFEEIAQDTGKVVYGIEDTLKALEIGAVELLIVYEGLDIIRLTTKNNVTNQIKTMHIFPHDEKQESLYKENNVELEVVEKILLTDWIINNYKKYGASLDFVTNKSQEGAQFQKGFGGFGGMLRYKIDLNLYDEDVDSDVELF; this comes from the exons ATGGAAGTCGATCGAGATGCAAATGTTGAAcaatggaaaataaaaagattAATAAAAAAGCTAGAAAATGCCAAAGG AAACGGAACTAGTATGATCAGCTTAATTATAAGAAGCAAAGATGAAGTTTCGAGAATTAACAAAATGTTAGCGGATGAACTTGGAACTGCTTCCAACATCAAAAGTAGAGTCAACCGTCTCAGTGTCCTCTCCGCGATTACCTCAACTCAGCAGA AGCTAAAACTGTATAATAAGACACCACCCAAGGGTTTAGTTGTATATTGCGGAACTGTTGTTACTGAAGatggaaaagaaaaaaagatgTCAATAGATTTTGAACCTTTTCGACCAATTAATACTAGTTTGTATTTATGTGATAATAAATTTCATGTAGAAGCATTAAAAGAATTATTAGAAAGTGATGATAAATTTGGTTTTATTATAGTCGATGGTAATGGTGCATTATTTGGAACAATACAAGGAAATGCAAGAGAAGTTATCCGAAGATTTACAGTTGATTTGCCAAAAAAACATGGTCGTGGTGGTCAAAGTGCATTACGTTTTGCACGTTTAAGATTAGAAAAAAgacataattatttaagaAAGGTTGCTGAAGTATCTACATCTGTATTTATAACCAATGATAAAGTTAATGTTTTAGGTATTGTTTTAGCAGGAAGTGctgattttaaaaatgacTTATTACATAGTGATTTATTTGATCAAAGATTATATGCCAAGGTTATTAAGATTGTAGATATATCATATGGTGGAGATAATGGTTTCAATCAAGCTATAGAACTTAGTGGCGAAGCTTTACAGAATGTTAAATTTAtacaagaaaaaaaattaataggaAAATTTTTTGAAGAAATAGCACAAGATACAGGCAAAGTTGTATATGGAATTGAAGATACTCTAAAAGCTTTGGAAATCGGAGCAGTCGAATTATTAATTGTATATGAAGGGTTAGATATCATTCGATTAACTACCAAAAATAATGTTACAAATCAAATTAAAACtatgcatatttttccaCATGATGAAAAACAAGAATCTTTATATAAGGAAAATAATGTCGAATTAGAAGTTGtagaaaaaattttattaacagattggattattaataattataaaaaatatggtgCATCTCTTGATTTTGTCACAAACAAATCTCAAGAGGGTGCTCAATTTCAGAAAGGGTTTGGTGGCTTCGGTGGCATGCTTAGATATAAAATCGacttaaatttatatgatGAAGATGTGGATAGCGACGTCGAATTGTTTTGA